The following DNA comes from Phycisphaerae bacterium.
GGGGGCAGCGCCGGCGGCCAGGTTCCGCGCAAAGGTCTGGTCGAGGATTTGCCGGAACGTCATCAGGGACTTGATATCGTTCTCGTGGATCCGCCCGCGGCGGTCGGGTGGGAGGTTCAGATTGAGACAAGCTCCGCGCCCGACGGAGGCGTAGTAGATGTCGCACAGCTCGGTTGGGCTTTTGACCTTGCCGTCTTCGGCCGGGTGATAGAACCAGCCGGGGCGGATGGAGACGTCGCACTCTGCGGGCACCCAGGCGGTGCCGGGTCGCTCGCCGTTGAAGTTGCCTTCGGACGTGCCACCGGGAAACCGGCCGGGTTTCTTCAGATCGAGTGTGGCCCAACAGGGATCGCCGGCCTTGCCGGCCTCGTTTCCCACCCAGCGGGTGTCCGGCCCGGCATCGCTGAACATCACGGCCATGGGCATGATGTCGCGCACGATCTTCCAGGTGTTGGGCCAGTCGTAGTAGGTCCGGTTGTCGATACGGCGTGTTTCTCTTGCCCCACCGTAGTAGCCGCTGCCGCCGTTGGCGCCATCGAACCAGACGGTGAAGACTTCCCCGTAGTTGGTGAGCAGTTCGCGGAGCTGGTTGCGGTAGTAGGTCAGGTACTCGGGCCGGGCGTAGTCCTTGTGGTTCCGATCCCACGGGGAGAGATAAACGCCGAACCCCAAGCCGTGTCTGCGGCAGGCGTCGGAGATTTCCCTCACCACGTCGCCCTTACCGTTCTTCCATGGGGAGTTTTTCACGCTGTGTTCGGTATATCGCGAAGGCCAGAGGCAGAAGCCGTCGTGATGCTTGCAGGTCAGGATGAGCCCCTTCATTCCGGCCTTTCCGGCGACACTCGCGATCTGGTCGGCGTCGAAGGCGGTGGGGTTGAAGACTTTCTCGCTCTCGTCGCCGTTGCCCCACTCCCGGTCCGTGAAGGTGTTCACCGTGAAGTGGAGGAAACCGTAGAACTCCATGTCATGCCAGCGGAGCTG
Coding sequences within:
- a CDS encoding alpha-L-fucosidase, translated to MNRLVPALPVLVCALPLGATDPATPAPFGPLPSERQLRWHDMEFYGFLHFTVNTFTDREWGNGDESEKVFNPTAFDADQIASVAGKAGMKGLILTCKHHDGFCLWPSRYTEHSVKNSPWKNGKGDVVREISDACRRHGLGFGVYLSPWDRNHKDYARPEYLTYYRNQLRELLTNYGEVFTVWFDGANGGSGYYGGARETRRIDNRTYYDWPNTWKIVRDIMPMAVMFSDAGPDTRWVGNEAGKAGDPCWATLDLKKPGRFPGGTSEGNFNGERPGTAWVPAECDVSIRPGWFYHPAEDGKVKSPTELCDIYYASVGRGACLNLNLPPDRRGRIHENDIKSLMTFRQILDQTFARNLAAGAAPTTSSTRGGSTKRFSPANLLDNDRATCWAADDGTTSAEVVIEMTRPVTFNVVDVREYLPLGQRVEAFALDQWKDGTWHEFAKATSIGNRRLLRIGSVTTSRVRLRVTQATACPVLSEFGLYQEPVVPDAAGTGGKT